One Nonomuraea angiospora DNA segment encodes these proteins:
- a CDS encoding ABC transporter ATP-binding protein has translation MRRLFAAGVVFAVVAALCEVAAIRLFGHITDEVLTTRRLGEFWAPASIWLGLAAIAGVTSFAATYSTALGAERFLLALRDRVYAHLQTLAPDFSENRRLGDLMARLTDDIEAIEELVGSGLVKALTTAASVVFFAGAAFFIRWDLALLTMALIPLFLVVSKVFAGRFRTAAARERYSNGAMNSVLEEGLANQPLVQAYNRQEAESRRLHREGGMWLRANMSQAWLSGLYGPTVQVIETVCLIVILGFGAWEIAAGRLTLGGLLAFAAYLALLYPAVQSLGELALTVSEAAAGSDRVIEILKVRPAVTDAQDAVPAGRGRGLVEFDRVAFTYPRRGRQVLRNVTFTASPGKVVVLTGPSGVGKSTLAKLMLRFYDPEAGRILLDGVDIRRLTRRSLRENITILHQETLLFSGSVRDNIAYGRPGASLEEIVRAAEAAGVHEFAELLPQGYDTPVGQRGRLLSGGQRQRIAIARAVLRDAPVLVLDEPMTGLDEATAAQVMKPLLRLMAGRTTLLITHDLRFVPEGARIVELSPVHREERIRLKRFARTHPRPLTTDGPSLTDRRTTNP, from the coding sequence TTGCGCCGCCTATTCGCGGCCGGCGTCGTGTTCGCCGTCGTGGCCGCGCTCTGCGAGGTCGCCGCGATCCGCCTGTTCGGCCACATCACCGACGAGGTGCTGACCACCCGGCGGCTGGGCGAGTTCTGGGCCCCGGCGTCCATCTGGCTCGGGCTCGCCGCGATCGCCGGGGTGACGTCGTTCGCGGCGACGTACAGCACCGCGCTGGGCGCCGAACGGTTCCTGCTGGCTCTGCGCGACCGCGTCTACGCGCACCTGCAGACGCTCGCGCCGGACTTCTCGGAGAACCGCCGCCTCGGCGACCTGATGGCCCGGCTGACCGACGACATCGAGGCCATCGAGGAACTCGTGGGGTCCGGGCTGGTCAAGGCGCTCACCACGGCGGCCAGTGTGGTGTTCTTCGCGGGGGCGGCCTTCTTCATCCGCTGGGACCTCGCGCTCCTCACGATGGCGCTGATCCCGCTGTTCCTGGTGGTCTCCAAGGTGTTCGCGGGCAGGTTCAGAACGGCCGCGGCCCGGGAGCGCTACAGCAACGGCGCCATGAACAGCGTCCTGGAGGAGGGGCTGGCCAACCAGCCGCTCGTGCAGGCGTACAACCGGCAGGAGGCCGAGTCGCGCCGCCTGCACCGGGAGGGCGGCATGTGGCTGCGCGCCAACATGTCGCAGGCCTGGCTGTCCGGCCTGTATGGGCCCACCGTCCAGGTCATCGAGACCGTCTGCCTGATCGTCATCCTCGGGTTCGGCGCGTGGGAGATCGCCGCGGGCCGGCTGACCCTGGGCGGCCTGCTGGCCTTCGCCGCGTACCTGGCACTGCTGTACCCGGCGGTCCAGTCGCTGGGAGAGCTGGCGCTGACGGTGTCGGAGGCGGCGGCCGGGTCCGACCGGGTCATCGAGATCCTCAAGGTCAGGCCCGCCGTCACCGACGCCCAGGACGCCGTGCCCGCCGGGCGGGGCCGGGGCCTGGTCGAGTTCGACCGGGTCGCGTTCACGTACCCGAGGCGCGGGCGGCAGGTGCTGCGGAATGTGACGTTCACCGCCTCGCCCGGCAAGGTCGTCGTCCTCACCGGGCCCAGCGGGGTGGGCAAGTCCACGCTGGCCAAGCTGATGCTGCGCTTCTACGACCCGGAAGCGGGCCGCATCCTGCTGGACGGGGTCGACATCCGGCGCCTGACGCGGCGGTCGCTGCGCGAGAACATCACGATCCTGCACCAGGAGACGCTGCTGTTCTCGGGGTCCGTACGCGACAACATCGCCTACGGCCGCCCTGGCGCCTCGCTGGAGGAGATCGTCAGGGCGGCGGAGGCGGCGGGGGTGCACGAGTTCGCCGAACTCCTGCCGCAGGGCTACGACACGCCGGTGGGGCAGCGGGGGCGGCTCCTGTCCGGCGGCCAGCGGCAGCGGATCGCCATCGCCAGGGCGGTCCTGCGGGACGCGCCGGTGCTGGTGCTCGACGAGCCCATGACGGGGCTGGACGAGGCCACGGCCGCGCAGGTCATGAAGCCGCTGCTGCGGCTCATGGCCGGACGGACGACGCTCCTCATCACGCACGACCTGCGCTTCGTGCCGGAGGGGGCGCGCATCGTGGAGCTGTCGCCCGTGCACAGGGAGGAGCGCATCCGCCTCAAGCGCTTCGCCCGCACCCACCCGCGCCCGCTGACCACGGACGGCCCCTCCCTGACCGACCGCCGGACCACGAACCCCTGA
- a CDS encoding TetR/AcrR family transcriptional regulator codes for MGDDHSSARPLRADARRNRERVLQIAQEALASDGLTISFDEIARRAGFGVGTVYRHFPTKEALFEAVLLGRIERFVADARALATAEDPGKAFFAWFAKVVEQASESQALCDMLDSGAGMKVSLQDDLGRAVARLLVRAQRAGAARGDLAGEDVLDLLRGCLVAERRARARGATVRMADVVCDGMRVKGA; via the coding sequence ATGGGCGACGACCACAGCTCGGCCCGGCCGTTGCGGGCCGACGCCCGGCGCAACCGGGAGCGGGTGCTGCAGATCGCGCAGGAGGCCCTGGCCAGTGACGGCCTGACGATCTCCTTCGACGAGATCGCGCGGCGGGCCGGGTTCGGGGTGGGCACCGTCTACCGGCACTTCCCGACCAAGGAGGCGCTGTTCGAGGCCGTGCTGCTGGGGCGGATCGAGCGGTTCGTGGCCGACGCCCGCGCGCTGGCCACGGCGGAGGATCCCGGGAAGGCGTTCTTCGCCTGGTTCGCCAAGGTGGTCGAGCAGGCGTCGGAGAGCCAGGCGCTGTGCGACATGCTGGACAGCGGGGCCGGGATGAAGGTCTCGTTGCAGGACGATCTCGGCAGGGCCGTCGCCCGATTACTGGTCAGGGCGCAGCGGGCCGGGGCGGCGCGCGGGGATCTGGCGGGGGAGGACGTGCTGGATCTGCTGCGCGGATGCCTGGTGGCCGAGCGCAGGGCGCGGGCCAGAGGGGCGACGGTACGGATGGCGGACGTGGTCTGCGACGGCATGCGGGTGAAGGGGGCCTGA
- a CDS encoding DEAD/DEAH box helicase → MTTPAERYAAFRQKYGDDGAAVRSFRGLYDFELDDFQLDACRALEAGDGVLVAAPTGSGKTVVGEFAVHLALEQGQKCFYTTPIKALSNQKYNDLVKRYGTAKVGLLTGDNSVNGEAPIVVMTTEVLRNMLYAGSATLAGLGFVVMDEVHYLADRFRGAVWEEVIIHLPESVRLVALSATVSNAEEFGEWLGEVRGDTTVIVDEHRPVPLWQHMMVGHRLYDMFVNDDLTPRVNPTLMRVTRDAERLTAGRGRRGYGRPQRSRPPDRVQVIERLDGEGLLPAITFIFSRAGCDAAVQQCLYAGIRLTTDRERHEIRQLVDERTAHLPDEDLAVLGYLEWRDCLERGLASHHAGMLPAFKEVVEELFTRGLVKAVFATETLALGINMPARSVVIEKLDKWNGETHADLTPGEYTQLTGRAGRRGIDVEGHAVVLWQQGMDPLSVAGLAGTRTYPLRSSFQPSYNMAVNLVGQFGRERARTLLEESFAQFQADRAVVGLAKQLRKHEEALEGYQEAMTCHLGDFPEYAALRRRLSDREAELARQRGAARRAAAVRSLEALQPGDVIRVPGGRRAGLAIVLDPGRNPRGQGPSPLVLTIGKQVKKLDPADFPVPVEPLEKLRIPKNFNGRSPKERANLVSTLLAKLGDRDLGKPARARDHTVEDDEVNELRRLIRQHPCHGCDEREDHARWAERYYKLLRETEGLRRRVEGRSHVISRTFDRICSVLEQLGYLEGEAVTDEGRRLGRIYTELDLLTAESLRKGLWEELDPAELAACVSALVFESRAADDARRPKVPAGRTQEALTSMIRLWGELEGIESDHGLSTIREPDLAFAWAAFRWTKGHTLDAVLRDGVNGNELAAGDFVRWVKQLMDLLGQLGNAAPPGSKIKQTAGKAVDAMRRGVVAYSSLT, encoded by the coding sequence ATGACAACGCCAGCGGAACGCTATGCGGCCTTCCGTCAGAAGTATGGGGACGACGGGGCCGCGGTGAGATCGTTCCGAGGTCTCTACGACTTCGAGCTGGACGACTTCCAGCTAGACGCCTGCCGCGCCCTGGAGGCCGGAGACGGCGTGCTGGTGGCGGCGCCCACGGGGTCGGGCAAGACGGTGGTCGGCGAGTTCGCCGTCCACCTGGCCTTGGAGCAGGGCCAGAAGTGCTTCTACACCACCCCCATCAAGGCGCTGTCCAACCAGAAGTACAACGACCTGGTCAAACGCTACGGCACCGCCAAGGTGGGCCTGCTGACCGGCGACAACAGCGTCAACGGCGAGGCCCCCATCGTCGTCATGACCACCGAGGTGCTGCGCAACATGCTCTACGCCGGGTCGGCGACCCTGGCGGGGCTCGGGTTCGTGGTCATGGACGAGGTCCACTACCTCGCCGACCGCTTCCGTGGCGCGGTGTGGGAAGAGGTGATCATCCACCTGCCGGAGTCGGTGCGGCTGGTGGCGCTGTCGGCGACGGTCAGCAACGCCGAGGAGTTCGGCGAGTGGCTGGGCGAGGTGCGCGGCGACACCACGGTGATCGTGGACGAGCACCGTCCGGTGCCGCTGTGGCAGCACATGATGGTGGGCCACCGCCTCTACGACATGTTCGTGAACGACGACCTGACCCCGCGCGTCAACCCCACGCTGATGCGGGTGACGCGCGACGCCGAGCGGCTGACGGCGGGGCGGGGCAGGCGCGGCTACGGCCGCCCGCAGCGTTCGCGCCCGCCGGACCGCGTGCAGGTGATCGAGCGGCTCGACGGCGAGGGGCTGCTGCCGGCGATCACGTTCATCTTCTCCCGCGCGGGGTGCGACGCCGCCGTTCAGCAGTGCCTGTACGCCGGGATCCGGCTCACGACCGACCGCGAGCGGCACGAGATCAGGCAGCTCGTGGACGAGCGCACCGCGCATCTGCCGGACGAGGACCTGGCCGTCCTGGGCTACCTGGAGTGGCGTGACTGCCTGGAGCGCGGGCTGGCCTCGCACCACGCGGGCATGCTGCCGGCGTTCAAGGAGGTCGTGGAGGAGCTGTTCACGCGCGGGCTGGTCAAGGCCGTGTTCGCGACGGAGACGCTCGCGCTGGGCATCAACATGCCGGCGCGCAGCGTGGTGATCGAGAAGCTCGACAAGTGGAACGGCGAGACGCACGCCGACCTCACGCCCGGCGAGTACACCCAGCTGACCGGGCGGGCGGGGCGGCGCGGCATCGACGTCGAGGGCCACGCGGTGGTGCTGTGGCAGCAGGGCATGGATCCGCTGTCGGTGGCGGGGCTGGCCGGCACGCGTACGTATCCGCTGCGGTCGAGCTTCCAGCCGTCGTACAACATGGCGGTCAACCTCGTCGGGCAGTTCGGCCGGGAGCGGGCCAGGACGCTGCTGGAGGAGTCGTTCGCGCAGTTCCAGGCCGACCGGGCGGTGGTCGGGCTGGCCAAGCAGCTGCGCAAGCACGAGGAGGCGCTGGAGGGCTACCAGGAGGCCATGACGTGCCACCTGGGAGACTTCCCCGAGTACGCGGCGCTACGCCGCCGGCTCTCCGACCGTGAGGCCGAGCTGGCCAGGCAGCGCGGCGCCGCGCGCCGGGCGGCCGCGGTGCGGTCGCTGGAGGCGCTGCAGCCGGGTGACGTCATCCGGGTGCCGGGCGGGCGCCGGGCGGGGCTGGCGATCGTGCTCGATCCGGGCCGCAACCCGCGCGGTCAGGGGCCGAGCCCGCTGGTGCTGACGATCGGCAAGCAGGTCAAGAAGCTCGACCCGGCGGACTTCCCCGTCCCGGTCGAGCCGCTGGAGAAGCTGCGCATCCCGAAGAACTTCAACGGCCGCTCGCCCAAGGAGCGTGCCAACCTCGTCTCCACGCTGCTGGCCAAGCTGGGCGACCGCGACCTGGGCAAGCCGGCCAGGGCGCGTGACCACACGGTGGAGGATGACGAGGTCAACGAGCTGCGCCGGCTCATCCGCCAGCACCCGTGCCACGGCTGCGACGAGCGTGAGGACCACGCCCGCTGGGCCGAGCGCTACTACAAGCTGCTGCGCGAGACCGAGGGGCTGCGCCGGCGGGTCGAGGGGCGCTCGCACGTCATCTCGCGCACGTTCGACCGGATCTGCTCGGTGCTGGAGCAGCTCGGCTACCTCGAGGGGGAGGCCGTCACCGACGAGGGCCGCCGGCTGGGCCGTATCTACACCGAGCTCGACCTGCTGACCGCCGAGTCGCTGCGCAAGGGGTTGTGGGAGGAGCTCGACCCGGCGGAGCTGGCGGCGTGCGTGTCGGCGCTGGTGTTCGAGTCGCGGGCCGCCGATGACGCGCGCCGGCCGAAGGTGCCCGCCGGGCGGACGCAGGAGGCGCTGACGTCGATGATCCGGCTGTGGGGGGAGCTGGAGGGCATCGAGTCCGACCATGGGCTGTCCACGATCAGGGAGCCGGATCTGGCGTTCGCGTGGGCGGCGTTCCGGTGGACGAAGGGGCACACTCTGGATGCCGTCCTGCGGGACGGGGTGAACGGCAACGAGCTGGCGGCCGGTGACTTCGTACGGTGGGTCAAGCAGCTGATGGACCTGCTCGGTCAGCTCGGGAACGCGGCCCCGCCGGGCAGCAAGATCAAGCAGACGGCGGGCAAGGCGGTCGACGCGATGCGGCGCGGCGTGGTGGCCTACTCCTCGCTCACCTGA
- a CDS encoding helix-turn-helix transcriptional regulator, producing MSGSADRLPRLLALVPYLMSHPGAQVDEVAAVFGLSEKQLIDDLQLVWMCGLPGHTPGDLIDVSWDGGEIIIDNAETIARPLRLGIDEASALLVALRMLAATPELAEVPGDALPRVTAKLERAAGEGAATLSSQLAVDVDAAPDALPRVREGLTRGRRLSLRYYVPGRDEVTPREVDPTRVVVVDGRTYLEGWCYRAEAMRLFRLDRMLGVEVLDVPADPPAEAEPIDVTRGVFRPSPTDELVELELSAAGRWVAEYYPCEQVTELGEGRLRVALRARDEDWILKLALRLGDTGRVVSPPEMAETVRQEAERALALYAHQS from the coding sequence ATGAGCGGGTCGGCCGACCGGCTGCCCAGGCTGCTGGCGCTGGTGCCGTACCTGATGTCCCACCCGGGGGCGCAGGTCGACGAGGTGGCCGCGGTGTTCGGGCTGAGCGAGAAGCAGCTCATCGACGACCTGCAGCTCGTGTGGATGTGCGGCCTGCCCGGCCACACCCCCGGCGACCTCATCGACGTCTCCTGGGACGGCGGCGAGATCATCATCGACAACGCCGAGACCATCGCCAGGCCGCTGCGGCTGGGCATCGACGAGGCCAGCGCGCTGCTGGTCGCGCTGCGGATGCTGGCCGCGACCCCCGAGCTCGCGGAAGTGCCGGGCGACGCGCTGCCCCGCGTGACGGCCAAGCTGGAGCGGGCCGCCGGCGAGGGCGCCGCCACCCTCAGCAGCCAGCTCGCGGTCGACGTGGACGCCGCCCCCGACGCGCTGCCGCGCGTGCGCGAGGGGCTCACCAGGGGCCGCCGGCTGTCGCTGCGCTACTACGTGCCCGGGCGCGACGAGGTGACGCCGCGCGAGGTCGACCCCACGCGGGTCGTGGTCGTCGACGGCCGCACCTACCTGGAGGGCTGGTGCTACCGGGCCGAGGCGATGCGGCTGTTCAGGCTCGACCGGATGCTCGGCGTGGAGGTGCTCGACGTGCCCGCCGACCCGCCGGCCGAGGCCGAGCCCATCGACGTCACCCGGGGCGTCTTCCGGCCCTCGCCCACCGACGAGCTGGTCGAGCTGGAGCTCAGCGCCGCCGGGCGGTGGGTGGCCGAGTACTACCCGTGCGAGCAGGTCACCGAGCTGGGCGAGGGGCGGCTGCGGGTGGCGCTGCGGGCCCGCGACGAGGACTGGATCCTCAAGCTGGCGCTGCGCTTGGGCGACACCGGCCGGGTCGTCTCACCCCCCGAGATGGCCGAGACCGTGCGCCAGGAGGCCGAGCGGGCCCTGGCCCTGTACGCTCACCAGTCATGA
- the tatC gene encoding twin-arginine translocase subunit TatC — protein sequence MALLKRSSRPAPDSEGRMPLMEHLRELRNRLLIAAVAVVVGIIIGWIFFDPVWAFIKEPFCETPQAQQLRVGECTLTYGGIFQSFFLTLKVSAMVGVVVSSPVWLYQVWAFVTPALYRNEKRYSIAFLGLAIPLFVIGAALAYIIMDTSLAILLGFAPSDTVAIIQIDEYVNYVLIMVVIFGISFELPLLLVFLNIIGVLPHATVKKHRRWVVFAMFVFGAVITPGGDPLTMMALAAPMVVLYFLAEFFMFVREKRMPATEDFSHLSDDEASPLVEDSAPVDDDRPGEDSGSTR from the coding sequence ATGGCGCTGCTCAAACGGTCGAGCCGGCCCGCACCCGACTCCGAGGGCCGCATGCCCCTCATGGAGCACCTGCGCGAGCTGCGCAACAGGTTGCTCATCGCGGCCGTCGCCGTCGTCGTGGGCATCATCATCGGGTGGATCTTCTTCGATCCGGTCTGGGCGTTCATCAAGGAGCCCTTCTGTGAGACGCCGCAGGCCCAGCAGCTGCGTGTCGGCGAGTGCACGCTGACCTACGGCGGCATCTTCCAGTCGTTCTTCCTGACGTTGAAGGTCTCGGCGATGGTCGGCGTCGTCGTGTCCTCACCCGTCTGGCTCTACCAGGTCTGGGCCTTCGTCACCCCGGCCCTCTACCGCAACGAGAAGCGCTACTCGATCGCCTTCCTCGGGCTGGCGATCCCGCTGTTCGTGATCGGCGCCGCGCTGGCGTACATCATCATGGACACCAGCCTGGCCATCCTGCTCGGGTTCGCGCCGAGCGACACCGTGGCCATCATCCAGATCGACGAGTACGTCAACTACGTGCTGATCATGGTGGTGATCTTCGGCATCTCGTTCGAGCTGCCGCTACTGCTGGTGTTCCTCAACATCATCGGCGTGCTCCCCCACGCCACGGTCAAGAAGCACCGCCGCTGGGTGGTCTTCGCCATGTTCGTCTTCGGCGCGGTCATCACGCCCGGCGGCGACCCGCTGACGATGATGGCGCTGGCCGCGCCCATGGTCGTGCTGTACTTCCTGGCCGAGTTCTTCATGTTCGTGCGCGAGAAGCGCATGCCCGCCACCGAGGACTTCTCCCACCTGTCCGACGACGAGGCCTCCCCGCTGGTGGAGGACTCCGCTCCGGTCGACGACGATCGCCCCGGGGAGGATTCCGGTTCCACGCGCTAG
- the tatA gene encoding Sec-independent protein translocase subunit TatA has product MSNLGVPELLIIALVLVLLFGAKKLPEMARGVGRSLRIFKSETAKLREDDDDNHTVQAQAQAPAQPQPQPAQPQQIQAVPAPTLSAEEQARQLEEQAARLRASAASQAEKRV; this is encoded by the coding sequence ATGTCGAATCTCGGAGTCCCCGAACTTCTGATCATCGCGCTGGTGCTAGTCCTGCTGTTCGGTGCGAAGAAGCTGCCCGAGATGGCCCGCGGCGTCGGCAGGTCGCTGCGCATCTTCAAGTCCGAGACGGCCAAGCTCCGTGAGGACGACGACGACAACCACACCGTCCAGGCGCAGGCGCAGGCCCCGGCTCAGCCCCAGCCCCAGCCGGCGCAGCCCCAGCAGATCCAGGCCGTCCCCGCCCCCACGCTCTCGGCGGAGGAGCAGGCCAGGCAGCTTGAGGAGCAGGCCGCCAGGCTGCGTGCCAGCGCCGCCTCCCAGGCTGAAAAGCGCGTCTGA
- a CDS encoding RNB domain-containing ribonuclease gives MIQVPDQIPLKLEDGFERVRRELDLPDGFPRTVLDEAAWVAKVPRLDAEDLSDVPFVTIDPPGSMDLDQAVHLERLRAGYRVWYAIADVGAFVRPGGPIDAEARTRGETVYLPAGKVPLHPKVLSEDAASLLPGALRPAAVWRIDLDADGRTVGADVQRALVRSRERLDYAYVQAAVDTGTADGVLGLLAEIGRLRLALERERGGVTLPTPEQEVVSDGDGAYRLEFRLPLPAEAWNAQISLLTGMAAASMMLDAEIGILRVLPRPHADDLAKVRRVAQALDVPWPDGAAYGAVVHDLDPKNPQQAAFLHESKVLLRGAGYVAFDGAPPKLAEHAAVAAPYAHVTAPLRRLVDRYATEVCLAVAAGVPVPSDIRAGLAALPGVMSSTGRRAGAVERACVDLVEAFLLRERIGQAFDAVVIDVDERRGGGQVQLVNPAVIARCDGPLPLGEQVTVRLTQADPATREVRFTLAT, from the coding sequence GTGATTCAGGTTCCCGATCAGATACCCCTGAAGCTGGAGGACGGGTTCGAACGCGTCAGGCGGGAGCTCGACCTGCCGGACGGCTTCCCCCGCACCGTGCTCGACGAGGCGGCGTGGGTGGCGAAGGTGCCGCGGCTCGACGCCGAGGACCTGTCCGACGTGCCGTTCGTCACCATCGACCCGCCCGGCTCGATGGACCTCGACCAGGCGGTGCACCTGGAGCGGCTGCGCGCCGGCTACCGCGTCTGGTACGCGATCGCCGACGTCGGCGCGTTCGTCCGCCCGGGCGGCCCCATCGACGCCGAGGCCCGCACCAGAGGCGAGACCGTCTACCTGCCCGCGGGCAAGGTGCCGCTGCACCCCAAGGTCCTGTCGGAGGACGCGGCCAGCCTGCTGCCCGGCGCGCTGCGGCCGGCCGCGGTCTGGCGCATCGACCTCGACGCCGACGGCCGCACGGTCGGCGCCGACGTGCAGCGCGCGCTCGTCCGCAGCCGCGAGCGTCTCGACTACGCCTACGTGCAGGCGGCCGTCGACACCGGCACCGCCGACGGCGTCCTGGGGCTGCTGGCCGAGATCGGCCGCCTGCGCCTCGCCCTCGAACGCGAGCGCGGCGGCGTCACCCTGCCCACCCCCGAGCAGGAGGTGGTCTCCGACGGCGACGGCGCCTACCGGCTGGAGTTCCGGCTGCCGCTGCCCGCCGAGGCGTGGAACGCCCAGATCTCCCTGCTGACCGGCATGGCCGCGGCCTCGATGATGCTCGACGCCGAGATCGGCATCCTGCGCGTGCTGCCCCGGCCGCACGCCGACGACCTGGCGAAGGTCCGCAGGGTGGCCCAGGCGCTGGACGTCCCCTGGCCCGACGGGGCCGCCTACGGCGCCGTGGTGCACGACCTGGACCCCAAGAACCCGCAGCAGGCGGCGTTCCTGCACGAGTCCAAGGTGCTGCTGCGCGGCGCGGGCTACGTGGCCTTCGACGGCGCGCCGCCCAAGCTGGCCGAGCACGCGGCGGTGGCGGCGCCGTACGCGCACGTCACGGCGCCCCTGCGACGCCTGGTCGACCGGTACGCGACCGAGGTGTGCCTGGCGGTCGCGGCGGGCGTGCCGGTGCCGTCCGACATCCGGGCGGGCCTGGCGGCCCTGCCCGGCGTCATGAGCTCGACCGGACGGCGCGCCGGGGCGGTGGAGCGGGCGTGCGTGGACCTGGTGGAGGCGTTCCTGCTGCGGGAACGGATCGGGCAGGCGTTCGACGCGGTGGTGATCGACGTGGACGAGCGCCGCGGGGGCGGGCAGGTGCAGCTCGTCAACCCGGCCGTGATCGCCCGCTGCGACGGCCCGCTCCCCCTCGGCGAGCAGGTCACGGTACGCCTGACGCAGGCCGACCCGGCCACCCGCGAGGTCCGCTTCACCCTGGCGACGTGA
- a CDS encoding diacylglycerol/lipid kinase family protein has protein sequence MAPQLALLVNPAARGGRTLRLLEPVARRLRAGGAELSVIVGDDAADALARACTAVAERPDALVAFGGDGLVHLAVQAVAGTDVQLGIIPAGTGNDIAAALGLPCADPVAAARVVLRMKSRLVDVARIRAGQADEVFAGVMCCGFDSRVNERANRKTWPPGMARYAVATVEELRSFRPIPFRVTLDDGEVIEREAMLVAVANTCSYGAGMRVCPDARPDDGLLDVMMLDAVSKAEFLRVFPSVYRGTHVGHRAVTVRRVRSVRLEAADVLAYADGERVGPAPIQCEVRPGALRVIV, from the coding sequence GTGGCCCCTCAACTCGCCCTGCTCGTCAACCCCGCCGCCCGAGGCGGCCGTACGCTGCGCCTGCTCGAGCCCGTGGCGCGCCGGCTGCGCGCCGGCGGGGCCGAGCTGTCGGTGATCGTCGGCGACGACGCCGCCGACGCCCTCGCGCGGGCCTGCACCGCCGTGGCCGAGCGCCCCGACGCACTCGTGGCCTTCGGCGGCGACGGGCTGGTGCACCTGGCCGTGCAGGCCGTGGCCGGCACCGACGTGCAGCTCGGCATCATCCCCGCCGGCACCGGCAACGACATCGCGGCCGCGCTCGGGCTGCCGTGCGCCGACCCCGTCGCGGCGGCCCGCGTCGTGCTGCGCATGAAGTCGCGCCTGGTGGACGTCGCCCGGATCCGGGCCGGGCAGGCGGACGAGGTGTTCGCGGGGGTGATGTGCTGCGGGTTCGACTCCCGGGTCAACGAGCGGGCCAACCGCAAGACGTGGCCGCCGGGGATGGCGCGCTACGCGGTGGCGACGGTGGAGGAGCTGCGCTCGTTCCGGCCGATCCCGTTCCGGGTGACCCTCGACGACGGGGAGGTCATCGAACGCGAGGCCATGCTGGTGGCGGTGGCCAACACCTGCTCGTACGGGGCGGGCATGCGGGTGTGCCCCGACGCGCGGCCCGACGACGGGCTGCTGGACGTGATGATGCTGGACGCGGTGTCCAAGGCCGAGTTCCTGCGGGTCTTCCCGAGCGTCTACCGGGGGACGCACGTGGGGCACCGGGCGGTGACGGTGCGGCGGGTGCGGAGCGTGCGGCTGGAGGCCGCCGACGTTCTCGCCTACGCCGACGGCGAACGCGTGGGCCCCGCGCCGATCCAGTGCGAGGTGCGCCCTGGGGCGTTACGGGTCATCGTTTGA